From bacterium:
ACCCGAACTCGTTACGACTTGCGGCCATGACCGTGCTGCAAAGGCACATTCACTCCCGGCTCGCTGACGTGGTCGAGAAACTCGGCGAGATCCTGCCGCTTCTGTCCCGGCCTCACTCGAAGCCGTAGTCGAAGCCGACCGAGTACTCGTCCTGATGCCCCGCGGCAAAGGCCACTTCGCCCTGGAGTCCAGACAATCTTCGGGTCGCGGAGCCCGGGACCACGTGCCAGACCGACTTTACGGTGCCATCTTCATAGGTTCCACGGTGCTCGAAGGCGAAACTCCCCGACCTGCCGGCGAGGCTGCCGGTAA
This genomic window contains:
- a CDS encoding DUF3224 domain-containing protein: MGFEMVTGSLAGRSGSFAFEHRGTYEDGTVKSVWHVVPGSATRRLSGLQGEVAFAAGHQDEYSVGFDYGFE